The genomic window GCGCACGAAACCTGGCGCCGCAGCGGCGGGTCGACAAAGCACGCTGCCTACAGCCTAGTAGAGATCTACGAGTCCGCAGCACTCGGTGACGCGACCTCGTCCGATCGATCCAACCCGGCCGGCACCGGCAGTGCGGGTGAGCGGTTAGCCAACCGACCTCTCTCACCTTCGTGCCGTCCGATCATGTCGATCGAGGACGAAAAGGCCAAGTCCAGGATCAGGACCACGGGTGGCCGAGCGGATGGACAGGCCACAGGCCTAGCTAGAGCCCTTGATCGAGCACCCATCTGCCCAGCCAGCCGCGCACGCGCACAGCCGCGGCGCCGACGGCATATCCTGATGCCACGCACTACCGCCGCTTGGCGCACGGCCCGTGCCCGATGCCGTGGAGGCGCGGGCACCTCGCTTCGGCTCCACGTTTCGGCGCCGCGGCGCGCGCTAAGCGACGAGCGGCGCGGCAGCACAACTACTCCCACCGAGGCAACACGGCCGGTGTGGTGTGTTGCCCGCACCGCACGGCCGCTGCCATGACGCGAACGAGCCCGGAAGCCTAGAACTTGTCCTCTCTGCCCAAATCTGCCATTGCAATCTCAGCCTTTCTTCAGTAGTTTGTAGCACGCCAATTAGCGAAACAAAAGACAATCGACCACCTCAGGCATCCGCACGGATACAGATTGCCGTGGCAAACAGCTAACGGGCACAGGCGACTTCTCCTAGCATTTCGTGAGGATCTCGGCTCCGGTCCTGGTGATCAGTATCGTGTGCTCGAACTGCACCGTCAAGCTGCCGTCCGTCGTCACGGCAGTCCAGCCGTCGTCCCACATGTCGCAGTCGATGCTCCCCATGGATATGATCGGCTCTGCACAAGAAAGTTAGGCGGCGCTAGCATCAGTCAGGAAGGCAAGAACACTGCTACACGTCGACAGCAAAAGAGGACAAGGCTTTACTCCGCGTGCAAGACGTGGAATGAGTTAGGAAGCTGCGAACCTATTGTGAATGTTTGCCCTTCAATCATCTGACCCGGCCTGTTGTTCCCTGTTGCAAGCACATCACAACAAGGTCTAAAAATTGCACActaaaataagaaaacaacaacaaaaaaaactaCTATTACAAGATCAATATCTCAGAGATCTTACAAATTTATCATTATGACTCTACTATTATCCTTCCTTTTGTAGTTTTGTGGCATACATATAAGCATGACAGACTTAGTGGGACTCTGCTCTTATAATTTTCATGTTTTGGCTAGGCACATGGTAGTCCCAGTTTGTATAAGAGGACTTGATATCAATCGAATTAATTATATACTAAAATAGAAAGTCTGCAGTCTGgaggttttttcttttcttttctttttcaataGAGAAACACAGAGAGACATCTAAACTTCAACATAATTTGCTTTTCACCTAAGCAATGCTTATCCATTAATCCATTAAAATGTTTATTCTCAGGAGAAAATCTACAGCCTACTGTTAAATCTTAAAGTACTAGTGTGCTAAGCCTTTGAAGTCCTCAACTACAATATGCACTGCCTATCATCTATCGCCAAAAAACATTGACTTACGCTGGTGATAGATAAGTGGTTCTGAGTGAAATACTCTGCCAACTCCATGCCCAACAAAACACTCCACAACACAAAATCCGTTCCTCTCAGCATGCTCACTGAAATGTTCAAACAAATCAATGGGTAAACGTTATTAAAGTAATAGGGAGACGAGCTTCGGCTCGACTGGTCAGGCGGTGAGGCTTGAGGCCTCAACCTGCCGACCGGAGTTCAAGGCCCGACGAGGGCAGAATTTCCGGTACccattaaaaaaatcccctcgcctgTCTCGAGTTTCCCAAAGCACAGGCAACGGATCGGCCCACTCACAGGGTAACGGGCCCCTGTGTAAGGGCGGGACACggtgttcgggggttttctcggcctgcgtgagaaggtcttcttccttaagcacaaagttgcgggggctgtctgcccaccgtaggccgagtttttttttattaAAGTAATATCTAAGATGAAGTAAATTTTGGTATAGCCACACCAAATCATGTAGGACAACGGACAAGATTAACAGTAAACTTGTTTTCAAATTCGTTTAACATGCGAGAGACACTGGGTGAATGGTTGTGTAAAAATATAACATCTCTACTCCTGTTAAGACGAAACTGGCATCGTCCACACCCTGGCTTCGTTCTGCCCCCGACTTGCGCGAGCCCTCAACTCCCCGCATCCTCTCGTGCCGACAGGTAGGACCAGGCCCCCTCTGTTGTCCCTCTCACTCCCTCCACGATCCCATGCTCCCACCCGACCTCCCCTGCGTCTACCAAAAGCTCACCCCTCCCAACTCCCCGTGTCTCCCAAACCCTAGACCCGCGCCCCTCGTCCTCGCCCTCGCCCCGGAGGCTGCCCCGCACCCGTCACCCTTTTCGCGGAGGCCTCCCTGCGCCCCTCGCCCTCACCTCGGAGGCCGGAGCGTGCGTCGCCCTCACCCGTGCGCCCCCGACGCGGACGCGGGAAATGGCACCCGcctctccgcctcctcctcctgtgGCGGCGACAGCACGTGGGCCCCGCCCTACCCGATGGCAGCAACCCGGGCCACCAAGCCTCCGGATGCCAGCCACCAGCTCCAGACCAAGTTCTCGCAGGTAATCGTCCGATCTGGCCATCTTCCCAAGATCAGGTCTGATTGAATCAAGTTTTGTTCTGGAGATTCGTACCTTCCCAGTTTACCAATTTATTTGTGGAAGGCAGGGCCATTTGCTAATTgcaaatgatgatatgatgcagCTGCACATAGGTCGGTGAAAACCT from Miscanthus floridulus cultivar M001 chromosome 11, ASM1932011v1, whole genome shotgun sequence includes these protein-coding regions:
- the LOC136493696 gene encoding methionine aminopeptidase 1B, chloroplastic-like isoform X2, whose product is MLHRIYGSHREDGDINNIDVTVYLNGYHGDTSKTFLCGEVDEAGKQLVKVTEECLLRGISTCKHGTSFKKIGRRISEHAERNGFCVVECFVGHGVGRVFHSEPLIYHQRNNRPGQMIEGQTFTIEPIISMGSIDCDMWDDGWTAVTTDGSLTVQFEHTILITRTGAEILTKC
- the LOC136493696 gene encoding methionine aminopeptidase 1B, chloroplastic-like isoform X1, with protein sequence MHEKESIVHMRAACELAARVLDYAGTLVKGYHGDTSKTFLCGEVDEAGKQLVKVTEECLLRGISTCKHGTSFKKIGRRISEHAERNGFCVVECFVGHGVGRVFHSEPLIYHQRNNRPGQMIEGQTFTIEPIISMGSIDCDMWDDGWTAVTTDGSLTVQFEHTILITRTGAEILTKC